DNA from Cryomorphaceae bacterium 1068:
GACGAAGTAGATGGGAAAACTGAAGCTCATATTGAGATTTGGAAAGTGAGCGAACAAGGCACGGTTAAAGAAGATCCGGCAAAATGGATCGTTCGACAATAGGGCGTATTATTTCTTAACTTTGACAAAAATTTAGATATGCTTCTTTCCATATTTTTAGCAATGCCCGGATATGGCTCAATCATTCTGATTGTGTTAGCGATTTTACTCCTATTCGGTGGCAAAAAAATCCCTGAATTAATGAAGGGACTTGGTCGCGGAATGAAAGAATTCAAAGACGCTACCAAAGAAGATGGTTCCGGTGAAGCCTCCGATTCCAATAAAGACTCAAAGTAAGTCACTTTGAAAAAGTACAATAGCCTTCTCGAAATCCAAAAGGATCTTGACCAAAACAGTCTTGAGCTCAAAGACTTGGTTGGTCAATACCTACATAACATTAAAGACTCTGCTGATCTGAATATCTTCTTGGAGGTATTTGAAGAAGAAGCGCTTGCCAAAGCAGAAGAGATCAGTGAGAAATTTAAAAACGGAAGTGCCGGACGCCTTGCGGGAATGGTCATTGCTTTGAAAGACAATATCTGCTACAAAGACCATCGAGTGGGAGCTGCATCAAAAATCCTTGATGGATTTGAGTCTCTTTACGATGCGACCGTTACCAAGAAACTTCTCGAAGAAGACGCCATCATCATCGGGCGTGTGAATTGCGATGAATTTGCAATGGGTGCTTCCAATGAAAACTCGTCCAAAGGTGTTGTAAAAAACCCGGTAAATCCGGATCATGTGCCCGGAGGCTCTTCCGGAGGAAGTGCAGCGGCAGTAGCCGCAAACTGTTG
Protein-coding regions in this window:
- the tatA gene encoding twin-arginine translocase TatA/TatE family subunit: MPGYGSIILIVLAILLLFGGKKIPELMKGLGRGMKEFKDATKEDGSGEASDSNKDSK